One segment of Clavelina lepadiformis chromosome 2, kaClaLepa1.1, whole genome shotgun sequence DNA contains the following:
- the LOC143445829 gene encoding cilia- and flagella-associated protein 53-like isoform X2 has protein sequence MYQYLRNSKPLRAKMPSAKLPEHILLERRKQEDLREEAIQITKYNKMFDLKNDWERTTDKSIQKNTVQRRVRDLMEQSKLHLDERRQRLRQLLQKEDIEYLEEMEAKHETIEERQKKMFERAKELKEKRENERLKTVQDKLDQQWREQCEELRGVLSRRHQDEVCVDRMHQLAIKADLERRKQEEERMYAELWEKDRLAKAAREELEAQQQIERNRAMVDTLRTQKASLEAKKEEEKRLIAEEAKLLAEERELRRLEETRAMEQKRLLQNQHKKSLETSIKMKLMREAKENQEELALDMKILEQLLEESRNEAQEMMQRKTQRKEEEKKYREYLQQQMEEEKRREKELDRLVDADVAAMWAKRIHQWKLEKEARNRLMMDVMETRRKQLQEKLQLLGLEKEELRRDREEMTIAIEEHNKLEDERIARTKAINKNYESDLMAQIEHQRGIKDAHIQEDLRQYEEGLRTEAEYQEKLKAVLSEASSHTRTHPMRRQQPQFEVVGNKLK, from the exons ATGTACCAGTATTTAAGAAACTCAAAGCCATTG AGAGCAAAGATGCCCTCGGCAAAACTTCCAGAACATATTTTGCTGGAACGTCGAAAACAAGAAGATTTGAGAGAAGAAGCTAttcaaattacaaaatacaacaaaatgtttgatttgaag AATGATTGGGAAAGGACTACTGACAAATCAATTCAGAAGAACACAGTACAGCGTAGAGTGCGCGATTTGATGGAACAAAGCAAATTGCATCTTGATGAAAGAAGGCAGAG ATTACGCCAGCTTCTTCAAAAAGAAGATATTGAATACCTAGAAGAAATGGAGGCAAAACACGAAACTATTGAAGAAcgacaaaagaaaatgtttgagAGAGCTAAagaattaaaagaaaagcgaGAAAATGAAAGGCTTAAAACAGTTCAAGATAAATTGGATCAGCAATGGAG AGAACAATGTGAAGAACTTCGTGGTGTTCTATCACGTCGTCACCAGGATGAAGTTTGCGTTGATCGAATGCACCAACTTGCCATCAAGGCAGACTTAGAAAGACGAAAGCAGGAAGAAGAAAGAATGTATGCTGAGTTGTGGGAAAAGGATCGACTTGCAAAAGCTGCCAGAGAAGAGTTGGAAGCTCAACAACAAATTGAACGAAATCG AGCGATGGTGGACACATTAAGAACTCAGAAAGCCTCCTTGGAAGCTAAGAAGGAAGAAGAGAAAAGACTCATTGCTGAAGAAGCTAAACTTTTAGCTGAAGAAAGAGAACTGAGACGGCTGGAAGAAACTCGTGCAATGGAACAGAAGCGATTGTTGCAAAATCAGCACaa aaaatCCTTGGAAACATCAATCAAAATGAAACTTATGAGGGAAGCCAAGGAAAACCAAGAAGAGCTTGCCTTGGATATGAAAATCTTGGAACAACTTCTTGAAGAATCACGGAATGAAGCTCAAGAAATGATGCAAAGGAAGACTCAGCGAAAGGAAGAGGAAAAGAAATATCGAGAATATCTTCAACAGCAG aTGGAAGAGGAGAAACGAAGAGAAAAAGAACTTGACAGACTTGTGGATGCTGATGTTGCAGCTATGTGGGCTAAACGCATTCACCAGTGGAAGCTTGAGAAGGAAGCACGAAATCGACTAATGATGGACGTCATGGAAACAAGGAGGAAACAGCTCCAAGAAAAAT TACAATTGCTAGGACTTGAAAAAGAGGAGTTGCGAAGAGACAGAGAAGAAATGACAATAGCCATTGAAGAACATAACAAATTAGAAGATGAAAGAATCGCAAG aaCAAAGGCAATCAACAAGAATTACGAATCCGACCTCATGGCTCAAATTGAACATCAACGTGGAATAAAGGACGCTCACATTCAGGAGGACTTAAGGCAATATGAGGAAGGACTGAGAACTGAAGCCGAATATCAGGAAAAGCTCAAAGCG GTTCTTTCAGAAGCCTCCTCGCACACAAGAACACATCCCATGCGTCGTCAACAACCTCAGTTTGAAGTTGTTGGAAACAAGCTAAAGTAG
- the LOC143445829 gene encoding cilia- and flagella-associated protein 53-like isoform X1, with the protein MLVTQRKRRTREYTGPTPHSVAIRAKMPSAKLPEHILLERRKQEDLREEAIQITKYNKMFDLKNDWERTTDKSIQKNTVQRRVRDLMEQSKLHLDERRQRLRQLLQKEDIEYLEEMEAKHETIEERQKKMFERAKELKEKRENERLKTVQDKLDQQWREQCEELRGVLSRRHQDEVCVDRMHQLAIKADLERRKQEEERMYAELWEKDRLAKAAREELEAQQQIERNRAMVDTLRTQKASLEAKKEEEKRLIAEEAKLLAEERELRRLEETRAMEQKRLLQNQHKKSLETSIKMKLMREAKENQEELALDMKILEQLLEESRNEAQEMMQRKTQRKEEEKKYREYLQQQMEEEKRREKELDRLVDADVAAMWAKRIHQWKLEKEARNRLMMDVMETRRKQLQEKLQLLGLEKEELRRDREEMTIAIEEHNKLEDERIARTKAINKNYESDLMAQIEHQRGIKDAHIQEDLRQYEEGLRTEAEYQEKLKAVLSEASSHTRTHPMRRQQPQFEVVGNKLK; encoded by the exons ATGTTGGTCACCCAAAGAAAGAGGCGTACTCGGGAATATACGGGTCCAACCCCTCATTCAGTTGCCATT AGAGCAAAGATGCCCTCGGCAAAACTTCCAGAACATATTTTGCTGGAACGTCGAAAACAAGAAGATTTGAGAGAAGAAGCTAttcaaattacaaaatacaacaaaatgtttgatttgaag AATGATTGGGAAAGGACTACTGACAAATCAATTCAGAAGAACACAGTACAGCGTAGAGTGCGCGATTTGATGGAACAAAGCAAATTGCATCTTGATGAAAGAAGGCAGAG ATTACGCCAGCTTCTTCAAAAAGAAGATATTGAATACCTAGAAGAAATGGAGGCAAAACACGAAACTATTGAAGAAcgacaaaagaaaatgtttgagAGAGCTAAagaattaaaagaaaagcgaGAAAATGAAAGGCTTAAAACAGTTCAAGATAAATTGGATCAGCAATGGAG AGAACAATGTGAAGAACTTCGTGGTGTTCTATCACGTCGTCACCAGGATGAAGTTTGCGTTGATCGAATGCACCAACTTGCCATCAAGGCAGACTTAGAAAGACGAAAGCAGGAAGAAGAAAGAATGTATGCTGAGTTGTGGGAAAAGGATCGACTTGCAAAAGCTGCCAGAGAAGAGTTGGAAGCTCAACAACAAATTGAACGAAATCG AGCGATGGTGGACACATTAAGAACTCAGAAAGCCTCCTTGGAAGCTAAGAAGGAAGAAGAGAAAAGACTCATTGCTGAAGAAGCTAAACTTTTAGCTGAAGAAAGAGAACTGAGACGGCTGGAAGAAACTCGTGCAATGGAACAGAAGCGATTGTTGCAAAATCAGCACaa aaaatCCTTGGAAACATCAATCAAAATGAAACTTATGAGGGAAGCCAAGGAAAACCAAGAAGAGCTTGCCTTGGATATGAAAATCTTGGAACAACTTCTTGAAGAATCACGGAATGAAGCTCAAGAAATGATGCAAAGGAAGACTCAGCGAAAGGAAGAGGAAAAGAAATATCGAGAATATCTTCAACAGCAG aTGGAAGAGGAGAAACGAAGAGAAAAAGAACTTGACAGACTTGTGGATGCTGATGTTGCAGCTATGTGGGCTAAACGCATTCACCAGTGGAAGCTTGAGAAGGAAGCACGAAATCGACTAATGATGGACGTCATGGAAACAAGGAGGAAACAGCTCCAAGAAAAAT TACAATTGCTAGGACTTGAAAAAGAGGAGTTGCGAAGAGACAGAGAAGAAATGACAATAGCCATTGAAGAACATAACAAATTAGAAGATGAAAGAATCGCAAG aaCAAAGGCAATCAACAAGAATTACGAATCCGACCTCATGGCTCAAATTGAACATCAACGTGGAATAAAGGACGCTCACATTCAGGAGGACTTAAGGCAATATGAGGAAGGACTGAGAACTGAAGCCGAATATCAGGAAAAGCTCAAAGCG GTTCTTTCAGAAGCCTCCTCGCACACAAGAACACATCCCATGCGTCGTCAACAACCTCAGTTTGAAGTTGTTGGAAACAAGCTAAAGTAG
- the LOC143445685 gene encoding uncharacterized protein LOC143445685, which translates to MKLLDCAEQNPKIVDMERIEKFDLKDISFLPKSKEASAVNENFDEISITHFMVNMFGREYVRKLMVHNDWPLWKKIWGFLLLLLYICFKLNLFVKFISRQIYQTKLTTLYKSTVDYSGIPIRCALELISQPENFPCIICCHAGKDRTGIVSAILLSICGFDRETIVDDYARSEFGLPVTHHEMKDYEEQGRYASRETMNQLLDHIDDKYGSMSKYLCSIGFPKESQLKLKRLLLNDIHIFCET; encoded by the exons ATGAAATTGCTGGATTGTGCTG aGCAAAATCCAAAAATAGTAGATATGGAACGCATagaaaaatttgatttgaaaGATATAAGTTTTCTTCCAAAGTCAAAAGAAGCCAGCGCTGTCAATGAAAACTTTGATGAAATATCAATAACTCACTTTATGGTCAACATGTTTGGAAGAGAATATGTTAGAAAACTAATGGTTCATAATGACTGGCCCTTGTGGAAG aaaatatgGGGATTCTTGTTGCTCTTACTCTATATTTGCTTCAAACTGAACCTGTTTGTAAAGTTTATTTCACGCCAAATATATCAAACCAAGCTTACCACACTATACAAG TCAACTGTGGACTACAGTGGTATACCAATTCGGTGTGCCTTGGAGTTAATTAGTCAGCCTGAGAATTTTCCTTGCATTATCTGTTGTCATGCTGGTAAAGATAGAACAGGCATTGTTTCTGCAATTTTGCTGTCTATATGTGGTTTTGACCGAGAAACAATCGTTGATGACTATGCAAGATCAGAG TTTGGACTGCCAGTTACTCACCATGAAATGAAAGATTATGAGGAACAAGGGAGGTATGCCTCACGGGAGACCATGAACCAGCTACTGGATCATATTGATGACAAATATGGTTCTATGTCCAAATATCTCTGCTCTATAGGGTTTCCAAAAGAAAGCCAACTGAAATTGAAAAGACTTCTACTAAATGACATACACATATTCTGTGAAACTTAG
- the LOC143445684 gene encoding katanin p60 ATPase-containing subunit A-like 2, protein MALELSYQSIKTANSVRESEDLRQEARRRNLLVLILSHLTENGYLDTASCLEKEGNLSLNKWQVCDNVDLDNILQEYESYYFIKFQKPPKITKKVTASADASKSRINRPRRSIPSTSSTGSDVATSLPRISNGNQSAPTGNRRRPSSGGDAKRKNSVAIKPVNSAISTDTNKLSNGITTNEPCNDSVTVKASDLGLTVSSVGIREERKGDKNRKEIIDVRSMLTDAIRGASNEIATGSAADRLVKPLGGFVGFNHEMRELASVISRDIYLHDPNVKWSDIVGLDHAKSLVKEAVVYPIKYPQLFTGILTPWKGILLYGPPGTGKTMLAKAVATECNTTFFNISASTIVSKWRGDSEKLVRVLFELARFHAPSTIFLDELESVMSQRGSGPGGEHEGSRRMKTELLVQMDGLAKSDDLVFVLAASNLPWELDHAMLRRLEKRIIVDLPTFEARRSMFQRFLPPCNKEGGLVINTRLDYDKLAESTEGYSGSDLRLVCKESAMRVVRKIFHTLEQHEEGQQLPDFSLETIRTADVLDVLNHTKPSSGKLAQKYAEWRTKYESV, encoded by the exons ATGGCATTGGAATTGAGTTATCAATCTATTAAAACTGCCAACAGTGTCAGAGAATCG GAGGATTTAAGGCAGGAAGCTAGGAGGAGAAATCTCCTAGTTCTTATTCTGTCACATTTAACAGAAAATGGGTATTTAGATACAGCTTCTTGTCTAGAAAAAGAAGGAAACTTAAGTCTTAACAAATGGCAG GTGTGCGACAATGTGGACCTGGATAACATTTTACAAGAATATGAATcgtattattttatcaaatttcaaAAGCCCCCTAAGATCACTAAAAAAGTCACTGCCAGTGCTGATGCAAGCAAATCACGAATAAATCGGCCAAGAAG ATCAATCCCTTCCACTAGCAGCACTGGAAGTGATGTTGCCACATCGCTTCCTCGAATATCAAATGGAAATCAAAGTGCACCAACAGGAAATAGAAGAAGGCCAAGTTCAGGAGGAGATGCAAAAAGGAAGAACAGTGTTGCAATAAAACCTGTGAACTCCG caATATCCACGGATACAAACAAGCTTAGTAACGGCATAACAACAAATGAACCTTGCAATGACAGTGTTACCGTGAAAGCTTCAGATCTTGGATTGACTGTTTCTTCAGTTGGAATACGGGAAGAAAGGAAAGGGGACAAGAATAGAAAA GAAATTATAGATGTTCGATCCATGCTTACGGATGCCATCAGAGGTGCATCTAATGAAATAGCCACCGGATCTGCAGCTGACAGACTGGTTAAGCCACTTG GAGGATTTGTTGGTTTCAATCATGAAATGCGGGAACTAGCTTCTGTAATAAGTCGTGATATTTATTTACACGATCCAAATGTGAAATGGAGCGATATTGTTGGATTAGATCATGCCAAAAGTTTGGTCAAAGAAGCAGTCGTTTATCCTATTAAA taCCCCCAGTTATTTACTGGTATCCTCACCCCTTGGAAAGGTATTTTGTTATATGGTCCTCCTGGAACTGGAAAGACAATGCTGGCAAAAGCTGTTGCAACAGAATGCAACACCACCTTCTTCAACATCTCTGCCTCAACTATTGTTAGCAAATGGAGGGGAGATTCAGAAAAATTG GTGAGAGTCTTGTTTGAACTTGCAAGATTTCATGCTCCATCAACAATTTTCCTTGATGAGCTTGAATCGGTGATGAGCCAACGTGGTTCTGGTCCCGG AGGTGAACATGAAGGAAGTAGAAGAATGAAAACTGAACTCTTGGTGCAAATGGATGGACTTGCCAAATCTGATGACCTTGTATTTGTTCTTGCCGCCTCCAACCTACCTTG GGAATTGGATCATGCAATGCTACGGCGCTTGGAAAAACGTATAATTGTCGATTTGCCAACGTTTGAAGCTAGAAGATCTATGTTTCAGAG GTTTTTACCACCATGCAACAAGGAAGGGGGGTTAGTTATCAACACCAGACTGGACTACGATAAACTTGCAGAG AGCACTGAAGGCTACTCTGGTTCTGACCTGCGGCTAGTTTGCAAGGAATCAGCCATGAGAGTTgtgagaaaaatatttcacactTTGGAACAACATGAAGAAGGGCAG CAACTTCCTGATTTTTCACTTGAAACAATTCGAACTGCTGACGTTTTGGATGTTCTGAATCACACCAAACCATCATCTGggaaacttgcacaaaagtaCGCTGAATGGAGAACAAAATATGAATCCGTTTAG
- the LOC143445987 gene encoding troponin C-like, which translates to MSKSALKTAIADMDKALRTAYSVFLSLDKNKNGYLEKHELQELLQACDITTNDEECQACLRDLDTNSDGVWDFSEFLSFVGIIYQNKLAKVSKRRGTKKGPKPAPPTRKESLKA; encoded by the exons ATGAGTAAAAGTGCTTTAAAAACAGCTATCGCCGATATGGACAAAGCTTTACGAACTGCATATTCCGTTTTTCTAAGtttggataaaaataaaaacggaTATCTGGAAAAACATGAATTGCAAGAACTTTTGCAG GCTTGTGATATTACAACCAATGATGAAGAATGTCAGGCATGCCTTCGAGATTTGGACACGAATAGCGATG GAGTTTGGGATTTTTCGGAATTCTTAAGCTTTGTCGGAATAATTTACCAAAACAAACTTGCAAAAGTAAGCAAGAGGAGAGGGACAAAGAAAGGACCGAAACCTGCTCCCCCAACCAGAAAAGAGAGTTTAAAGGCATAG
- the LOC143446040 gene encoding uncharacterized protein LOC143446040, whose translation MRRLNLTNGSTIRVVVLGGSNVGKSALVVRFLTRRFIGEYLSGIEMTYQHEVNLAGNWVTAEICDALINKEEKNYFKDIYNNTEAFLLVYNVCNHDSFDYACSLAQEIKAYHGKPNSGSDIPLLLVGNKSDLDHFREVKQTEGEAFAKSMPLCHFIETSAAESYSDVERAFGLIFALVRSRIQTSPTPSVSSTRSGRKHSFSQVAHMIRDHLRSQHSVNNNARFNSLEREVLLPRSHSLCYDKNNNSTTCPEQPPSQRTRKSAVTAMQPNFSASVFNGKPKLTSRCLSLTTLNENPNAQNTKFRENSFHDNSVRNSNQGLHKNTKCHTIDSSMSAQYMNTMAWQAKEERGNAVNMSISSDDTMELSDLSTPEEDAVFSDQNEKSPPSHSRIMNQNKKEKTRKSSVVYNGLHNDNDTRKTLNKKGLSLSVTIHSDGEYDERKSSESDNLPPKSAPILASASGNKFRYFPNGAVESTDCQRPTWLAVRGNKNVPISPLLEGAPRLRQKSPKEEKRTPSNNLLKQFFKGALYGSSGRGSSQSLTSIGSEASLSSVLTAAEFSCSLTSIHENPEDNLENYPIYFRASSSSSLSSIISNDGDVSSLQNANTSASAPASPRVKKSNLEPKPRRPTFREAVTELIRKRKKSTVTNEYVKNSKERFL comes from the exons cTCTTGTTGTCCGCTTCTTAACCAGACGATTCATTGGTGAATATCTATCCGGAATTG AAATGACTTACCAGCACGAGGTAAACTTGGCTGGGAACTGGGTCACCGCCGAAATATGTGATGCCCTCATTAACAAG GAGGAGAAAAATTACTTCAAGGATATTTACAACAACACCGAAGCGTTTTTACTCGTTTACAATGTGTGCAATCACGACTCCTTTGACTATGCATGTTCACTGGCCCAGGAAATTAAAGCATACCATGGGAAACCAAACAGTGGCAGTGACATACCACTTTTGTTGGTGGGCAATAAATCCGACCTCGACCATTTCAG GGAGGTCAAACAAACGGAGGGTGAAGCGTTCGCAAAATCGATGCCCCTTTGCCATTTTATCGAAACATCTGCTGCAGAATCCTATTCTGACGTCGAACGTGCCTTCGGATTGATTTTCGCCCTCGTTCGCTCTCGAATACAGACATCGCCTACACCTAGTGTTAGTTCCACGCGAAGTGGAAGAAAACACAGTTTCAGCCAGGTGGCGCACATGATACGCGATCACCTGAGATCACAGCATTCAGTCAATAACAACGCCCGTTTCAATTCCTTAGAGCGCGAAGTACTTTTGCCACGAAGTCATTCATTGTGTTACGACAAAAACAATAACTCTACTACATGTCCCGAGCAGCCGCCTTCACAAAGAACCAGAAAAAGTGCTGTCACAGCTATGCAGCCCAATTTTTCCGCCTCCGTATTCAATGGCAAGCCCAAGCTGACGTCAAGGTGCTTGTCTCTTACCACACTCAACGAAAACCCAAATGCACAGAATACTAAATTTCGGGAGAATAGTTTTCACGACAACTCCGTGCGTAATAGCAATCAGGGTTTACACAAAAACACCAAATGCCACACGATTGATAGCTCGATGTCTGCCCAATATATGAACACCATGGCGTGGCAAGCAAAGGAGGAGCGTGGAAACGCTGTAAATATGTCAATAAGCAGTGATGATACAATGGAATTGAGCGACCTCTCCACTCCGGAAGAAGATGCTGTATTTTCAGACCAGAACGAAAAATCTCCACCATCCCATTCTAGAATTATGAACCAaaacaagaaagaaaagaCCAGGAAATCGTCGGTAGTTTATAATGGGCTGCATAATGATAATGATACGCGCAAGACTTTAAATAAGAAAGGATTATCTTTGAGTGTAACCATCCACTCTGATGGGGAATACGACGAAAGAAAGTCCAGCGAGTCTGACAACCTTCCTCCTAAATCCGCCCCGATTCTTGCGTCAGCATCTGGCAATAAATTTAGATACTTCCCAAACGGTGCTGTTGAAAGCACTGATTGCCAAAGACCGACTTGGCTTGCAGTACGGGGGAATAAAAATGTTCCGATTTCTCCTTTGCTAGAAGGTGCCCCTCGTTTGCGGCAGAAGTCTCCCAAAGAAGAGAAGCGAACACCATCCAATAaccttttaaaacagttttttaaaGGCGCACTTTACGGTTCCAGCGGACGTGGGAGTTCCCAGAGTCTAACGTCCATAGGATCAGAAGCCTCATTATCATCCGTACTAACTGCCGCCGAGTTTTCCTGTTCCCTGACTTCGATCCACGAAAATCCCGAAGACAATCTAGAAAATTATCCGATCTATTTCCGCGCTTCATCGTCATCATCGCTGTCGTCCATAATAAGTAACGACGGCGATGTGTCCTCGTTGCAAAACGCAAACACCTCCGCATCCGCGCCTGCGTCACCACGGGTAAAGAAAAGCAACTTGGAGCCGAAACCACGTCGTCCCACCTTCCGAGAAGCAGTAACTGAACTAATTCGTAAGCGTAAGAAGTCTACTGTAACTAACGAATATGTAAAGAATAGCAAAGAACGATTTTTATAA